One window of the Cuculus canorus isolate bCucCan1 chromosome 13, bCucCan1.pri, whole genome shotgun sequence genome contains the following:
- the NFAT5 gene encoding nuclear factor of activated T-cells 5 isoform X2, with protein sequence MPSDFISLLSADLDLESPKSLYSKESVYDLLPKELQLPPSRETSVASMSQTSGGEAGSPPPAVVAADASSAPSSSSMGGACSSFTTSSSPTIYSTSVTDSKAMQVESCSSAVGVSTRGVSDKQLTSNTVQQQQSTPKRHTVLYISPPPEDLLDNSRMSCQDEGCGLESEQSCSMWMEDSPSNFSNMSTSSYNDNTEVPRKSRKRNPKQRPGIKRRDCEESNMDIFDADSAKAPHYVLSQLSTDSKGNSKAGNGASENQKGAGGKKTPMLCGQYPTKGEGKELKIVVQPETQHRARYLTEGSRGSVKDRTQQGFPTVKLEGHNEPVVLQVFVGNDSGRVKPHGFYQACRVTGRNTTPCKEVDIEGTTVIEVGLDPSNNMTLAVDCVGILKLRNADVEARIGIAGSKKKSTRARLVFRVNITRKDGSTLTLQTPSSPILCTQPAGVPEILKKSLHSCSVKGEEEVFLIGKNFLKGTKVIFQENISDENSWKAEAEIDMELFHQNHLIVKVPPYHDQQITSAVSVGIYVVTNAGRSHDAQPFTYTPDTSGTLNVNVKKEISSPAQHCSFEEAIKVKATGCNLEKVNILPSALITPLMPSSMIKKEDVAPMEVCAEKRSPPVFKASNVVGPTQQTLENSMSGISTSASHLPSENESQQQIQPKVYNPESLTTIQTQDISQPGSFSAVSTPGQLQNSDALLQQAAQFQTRESQTREVLQSDGTVVTLSQLTDASQQQQSTLSEPAQALQQQISSSIFSSASGVSQLQNTIQQLQAGNFPTNTATGSNRNVDLVQQVLEAQQQLSSVLFSGSDSNEDVQDQLNADIFQQVSHIQNSVNPGIFSSSDTAVHSRPENLLPGRAENVHSQPENALSNQQQQQQQQQQAMETSAAMVIGIQQNICQAATQMQSDLFSSTTSGNGALQQSPVYQQASHIMSGLSTNEDMQMQCELFSSSPGVSGSETTPTAQQQVSNNGPTMFQASNSADGEEASGQNKQMQSTVFQTMVQMQHSGESQSQVNLFSSTKNMMTVQASGTQQQGGGLFQQGGEIMSIQSGSFMQQSPHSQAQLFHSQNPIGDTQNISQETQGSIFHSPNSIVHNQASTNSSDQLQPPMFHSQNAMGVLQSSSVPQDQQSANMFLSQSSMNNPATQEEQMSFFTSPNSISPLQTATNTEQQTSFQQQTQISHIQSSMLPQEQPQTQPAQQGLFQSQVSLGSIQSSSIPQNQQGAIFQPQHSIVAIQSSPPSQEQQQQQQQNMMFSNQNAMSTIASQKQNIIFNPNQNPVTNQEQQGQSIFHPQTNIAPMNQEQQPMQFQSQTTVSSLQNPGSNQAEAQQPAIFHNSPQIQLVQGSPSSQEQQVTLFISSASMSALQNSMSQQELQQSPMFSSQNSMAGMQGTASPPQQQASLFHNTAGGAINQLQNSPASSQQTSGIFLFGIQNNCGQLLTSGPATLPDELMAISQPGQPQSEGQAAVPTLLSQQISETPPLPSAMATNQNIEKIDDLLVSLQNQGNNMTGSF encoded by the exons ATGCTTCTtcagctccttcctcttcctccatggGCGGTGCTTGCAGCTCCTTTACCACCTCTTCCAGTCCTACCATTTACTCTACCTCAGTCACCGACAGCAAGGCTATGCAAGTGgagagctgctcctcagccGTGGGGGTAAGTACCAGAGGGGTAAGTGACAAGCAGTTAACCAGTAACAcagtccagcagcagcagtcaaCGCCGAAGAGACACACAGTCCTGTACATCTCGCCACCACCTGAGGACTTGCTGGACAACAGTCGGATGTCCTGCCAGGATGAGGGGTGTGGATTGGAGTCAGAACAGAGCTGCAGTATGTGGATGGAGGATTCACCCTCCAACTTCAGTAACATGAGTACCAGTTCCTACAATGATAACACTGAGGTGCCACGTAAATCACGCAAACGAAATCCAAAGCAGAGGCCAGGGATCAAACGTCGAGATTGTGAAGAGTCCAACATGGATATATTTGATGCCGACAGTGCCAAAGCTCCTCACTATGTCCTTTCTCAGCTCAGCACGGACAGCAAAGGCAACTCAAAAGCAGGAAATGG AGCATCAGAGAACCAGAAAGGAGCTGGAGGGAAGAAGACCCCAATGTTGTGTGGTCAGTATCCGACTAAGGGTgaggggaaggagctgaagatAGTGGTACAGCCGGAAACCCAGCACAGGGCTCGTTACCTCACTGAAGGCAGCCGGGGCTCAGTGAAAGACCGGACCCAGCAAGGCTTTCCAACTGTAAAG CTGGAAGGTCACAACGAGCCAGTGGTGCTGCAGGTATTCGTGGGTAATGACTCCGGTCGAGTGAAACCGCATGGGTTCTACCAGGCCTGCAGAGTTACTGGGAGAAACACTACTCCCTGTAAAGAAGTGGATATAGAGGGGACTACTGTTATTGAGGTTGGACTGGACCCAAGCAACAACATGACACTGGC GGTTGATTGCGTGGGAATATTGAAGCTGAGAAATGCTGATGTTGAAGCTAGGATAGGGATTGCTGgctccaagaaaaaaagcacacgTGCTAGGCTGGTATTCCGTGTTAACATCACTCGCAAAGATGGTTCAACTTTGACTCTCCAGACACCTTCTTCCCCAATTTTGTGCA CTCAACCAGCAGGAGTTCCAGAGATCCTAAAGAAAAGTCTGCACAGTTGTTCAGTGAAGGGTGAAGAGGAAGTTTTTCTGATTGGCAAGAACTTTCTAAAGGGAACAAAAGTGATTTTCCAAGAGAATATTTCTG aTGAGAATTCTTGGAAGGCAGAAGCTGAAATAGACATGGAATTATTTCATCAG AATCACCTTATTGTGAAGGTGCCACCATATCACGACCAGCAAATAACCTCAGCTGTTTCTGTGGGAATATATGTGGTGACCAATGCTGGAAGATCGCACGACGCGCAACCATTTACATACACTCCAGATACAT CTGGTACTCTGAATGTTAACGTGAAGAAGGAAatctccagcccagcccaacATTGTTCTTTTGAAGAGGCTATAAAAG TGAAGGCCACTGGTTGTAACCTGGAGAAGGTAAACATTCTTCCTAGTGCCTTGATAACTCCACTCATGCCAAGCAGTATGATTAAGAAAGAGGATGTGGCTCCAATGGAAGTATGTGCAGAAAAAAGATCTCCCCCTGTGTTCAAG GCTTCAAATGTGGTTGGACCAACTCAGCAAACATTGGAAAACAGTATGTCTGGCATATCAACTTCTGCTTCCCATTTaccttctgaaaatgaaagccaGCAACAAATACAGCCGAAGGTGTATAATCCAGAGTCACTAACTACGATCCAAACACAGGACATTTCCCAGCCTGGTAGCTTTTCAGCAGTCTCTACTCCGGGTCAGCTGCAGAACAGCGATGCATTGTTGCAGCAAGCAGCGCAGTTCCAAACAAGAGAATCCCAAACTAGGGAAGTCTTGCAATCAGATGGCACAGTAGTGACTTTGTCACAGTTGACTGATGCATCGCAACAACAGCAGTCTACACTCTCAGAACCAGCACAGGCACTGCAGCAACAGATCTCATCAAGTATTTTCTCATCGGCGAGTGGCGTGAGTCAGTTACAGAACACTATCCAGCAACTGCAAGCTGGAAATTTTCCAACTAACACTGCCACTGGCAGCAACAGAAATGTTGACTTGGTGCAACAGGTATTGGAAGCTCAACAGCAGTTATCTTCTGTTCTATTTTCTGGTTCAGACAGCAATGAGGATGTTCAAGATCAGCTAAATGCAGATATCTTTCAGCAAGTTAGCCACATACAAAATAGTGTCAATCCTGGGATTTTTTCCTCATCCGACACAGCTGTCCATTCCAGACCAGAGAACCTTTTGCCTGGACGAGCTGAAAATGTTCACTCGCAGCCTGAAAACGCGTTGTCCAAtcaacagcaacaacagcagcagcagcagcaggcgaTGGAGACTTCTGCAGCGATGGTGATAGGAATCCAACAAAACATTTGCCAAGCTGCAACTCAGATGCAGTCTGATCTGTTCTCTTCAACAACTTCAGGGAATGGAGCCCTCCAACAGTCACCTGTTTATCAGCAGGCTTCTCACATAATGAGTGGGTTGTCGACAAATGAAGACATGCAAATGCAGTGCGAATTGTTCTCTTCATCTCCTGGTGTTTCTGGAAGTGAGACTACTCCTACGGCACAGCAGCAGGTCTCCAACAACGGACCTACTATGTTTCAGGCGTCCAATTCTGCAGATGGAGAGGAAGCTTCAGGACAGAATAAACAGATGCAAAGTACCGTATTTCAGACCATGGTTCAAATGCAGCACAGCGGAGAAAGTCAGTCGCAAGTTAATCTCTTTTCATCTACCAAAAACATGATGACCGTTCAGGCAAGTGGAACCCAACAACAAGGAGGTGGGCTGTTCCAGCAAGGCGGAGAAATCATGTCTATTCAGTCAGGAAGCTTTATGCAGCAGTCTCCACATTCACAAGCTCAACTTTTTCACTCTCAGAATCCTATTGGTGACACTCAGAATATATCACAGGAAACACAAGGCTCTATTTTCCACAGCCCAAATTCCATTGTCCACAACCAGGCCAGTACCAATTCCTCAGACCAGCTGCAGCCTCCAATGTTCCATTCGCAGAATGCCATGGGTGTATTACAGAGCTCTTCAGTTCCTCAAGACCAGCAGTCTGCCAACATGTTCCTTTCCCAGAGTTCCATGAACAACCCTGCAACTCAGGAAGAACAGATGTCATTCTTTACAAGCCCAAAttccatttctcctcttcagaCAGCAACAAACACTGAACAGCAGACTTCTTTCCAGCAGCAGACACAGATCTCTCATATCCAGAGTTCCATGCTTCCCCAAGAACAGCCACAGACCCAGCCTGCTCAGCAAGGTTTGTTCCAGTCTCAAGTGTCGTTAGGCTCTATCCAGTCCAGTTCCATTCCCCAGAACCAACAGGGAGCTATCTTCCAGCCTCAGCATTCGATAGTTGCCATTCAGAGTAGTCCTCCATCgcaagaacagcagcaacagcaacagcagaacaTGATGTTCAGTAATCAAAATGCAATGAGTACAATTGCTTCTCAGAAGCAGAACATAATTTTCAATCCAAATCAAAACCCGGTTACCAATCAGGAGCAACAGGGCCAGTCCATTTTTCATCCACAGACTAACATCGCACCGATGaaccaggagcagcagcccaTGCAATTCCAGAGTCAGACGACAGTGTCTTCTCTTCAGAATCCTGGATCCAACCAGGCTGAAGCACAGCAGCCAGCCATCTTCCATAACTCACCCCAGATTCAGTTGGTCCAAGGGTCGCCAAGTTCGCAAGAGCAACAAGTCACTCTCTTCATCTCTTCAGCTTCCATGTCTGCCTTGCAGAACAGTATGAGccagcaagagctgcagcagtcGCCGATGTTCTCTTCTCAGAACAGCATGGCGGGAATGCAGGGAACTGCTTCTCCTCCGCAGCAGCAAGCGTCTCTGTTTCACAACACGGCGGGAGGTGCTATCAACCAGCTGCAGAATTCTCCTGCTTCGTCTCAGCAAACGTCAGGAATATTCCTGTTCGGCATTCAGAACA ACTGTGGGCAGCTGCTAACCTCTGGACCAGCTACGTTACCGGATGAGTTGATGGCCATCAGCCAGCCGGGTCAGCCACAGAGCGAGGGACAAGCAGCAGTGCCAACGCTGCTCTCCCAGCAGATATCGGAGACTCCTCCACTGCCTTCAGCTATGGCAACCAACCAGAATATTGAGAAAATTGATGATCTGCTTGTGTCATTGCAAAACCAGGGGAACAATATGACTGGCTCCTTTTAA
- the NFAT5 gene encoding nuclear factor of activated T-cells 5 isoform X1: MPSDFISLLSADLDLESPKSLYSKESVYDLLPKELQLPPSRETSVASMSQTSGGEAGSPPPAVVAADASSAPSSSSMGGACSSFTTSSSPTIYSTSVTDSKAMQVESCSSAVGVSTRGVSDKQLTSNTVQQQQSTPKRHTVLYISPPPEDLLDNSRMSCQDEGCGLESEQSCSMWMEDSPSNFSNMSTSSYNDNTEVPRKSRKRNPKQRPGIKRRDCEESNMDIFDADSAKAPHYVLSQLSTDSKGNSKAGNGASENQKGAGGKKTPMLCGQYPTKGEGKELKIVVQPETQHRARYLTEGSRGSVKDRTQQGFPTVKLEGHNEPVVLQVFVGNDSGRVKPHGFYQACRVTGRNTTPCKEVDIEGTTVIEVGLDPSNNMTLAVDCVGILKLRNADVEARIGIAGSKKKSTRARLVFRVNITRKDGSTLTLQTPSSPILCTQPAGVPEILKKSLHSCSVKGEEEVFLIGKNFLKGTKVIFQENISDENSWKAEAEIDMELFHQNHLIVKVPPYHDQQITSAVSVGIYVVTNAGRSHDAQPFTYTPDTSGTLNVNVKKEISSPAQHCSFEEAIKAVKATGCNLEKVNILPSALITPLMPSSMIKKEDVAPMEVCAEKRSPPVFKASNVVGPTQQTLENSMSGISTSASHLPSENESQQQIQPKVYNPESLTTIQTQDISQPGSFSAVSTPGQLQNSDALLQQAAQFQTRESQTREVLQSDGTVVTLSQLTDASQQQQSTLSEPAQALQQQISSSIFSSASGVSQLQNTIQQLQAGNFPTNTATGSNRNVDLVQQVLEAQQQLSSVLFSGSDSNEDVQDQLNADIFQQVSHIQNSVNPGIFSSSDTAVHSRPENLLPGRAENVHSQPENALSNQQQQQQQQQQAMETSAAMVIGIQQNICQAATQMQSDLFSSTTSGNGALQQSPVYQQASHIMSGLSTNEDMQMQCELFSSSPGVSGSETTPTAQQQVSNNGPTMFQASNSADGEEASGQNKQMQSTVFQTMVQMQHSGESQSQVNLFSSTKNMMTVQASGTQQQGGGLFQQGGEIMSIQSGSFMQQSPHSQAQLFHSQNPIGDTQNISQETQGSIFHSPNSIVHNQASTNSSDQLQPPMFHSQNAMGVLQSSSVPQDQQSANMFLSQSSMNNPATQEEQMSFFTSPNSISPLQTATNTEQQTSFQQQTQISHIQSSMLPQEQPQTQPAQQGLFQSQVSLGSIQSSSIPQNQQGAIFQPQHSIVAIQSSPPSQEQQQQQQQNMMFSNQNAMSTIASQKQNIIFNPNQNPVTNQEQQGQSIFHPQTNIAPMNQEQQPMQFQSQTTVSSLQNPGSNQAEAQQPAIFHNSPQIQLVQGSPSSQEQQVTLFISSASMSALQNSMSQQELQQSPMFSSQNSMAGMQGTASPPQQQASLFHNTAGGAINQLQNSPASSQQTSGIFLFGIQNNCGQLLTSGPATLPDELMAISQPGQPQSEGQAAVPTLLSQQISETPPLPSAMATNQNIEKIDDLLVSLQNQGNNMTGSF, encoded by the exons ATGCTTCTtcagctccttcctcttcctccatggGCGGTGCTTGCAGCTCCTTTACCACCTCTTCCAGTCCTACCATTTACTCTACCTCAGTCACCGACAGCAAGGCTATGCAAGTGgagagctgctcctcagccGTGGGGGTAAGTACCAGAGGGGTAAGTGACAAGCAGTTAACCAGTAACAcagtccagcagcagcagtcaaCGCCGAAGAGACACACAGTCCTGTACATCTCGCCACCACCTGAGGACTTGCTGGACAACAGTCGGATGTCCTGCCAGGATGAGGGGTGTGGATTGGAGTCAGAACAGAGCTGCAGTATGTGGATGGAGGATTCACCCTCCAACTTCAGTAACATGAGTACCAGTTCCTACAATGATAACACTGAGGTGCCACGTAAATCACGCAAACGAAATCCAAAGCAGAGGCCAGGGATCAAACGTCGAGATTGTGAAGAGTCCAACATGGATATATTTGATGCCGACAGTGCCAAAGCTCCTCACTATGTCCTTTCTCAGCTCAGCACGGACAGCAAAGGCAACTCAAAAGCAGGAAATGG AGCATCAGAGAACCAGAAAGGAGCTGGAGGGAAGAAGACCCCAATGTTGTGTGGTCAGTATCCGACTAAGGGTgaggggaaggagctgaagatAGTGGTACAGCCGGAAACCCAGCACAGGGCTCGTTACCTCACTGAAGGCAGCCGGGGCTCAGTGAAAGACCGGACCCAGCAAGGCTTTCCAACTGTAAAG CTGGAAGGTCACAACGAGCCAGTGGTGCTGCAGGTATTCGTGGGTAATGACTCCGGTCGAGTGAAACCGCATGGGTTCTACCAGGCCTGCAGAGTTACTGGGAGAAACACTACTCCCTGTAAAGAAGTGGATATAGAGGGGACTACTGTTATTGAGGTTGGACTGGACCCAAGCAACAACATGACACTGGC GGTTGATTGCGTGGGAATATTGAAGCTGAGAAATGCTGATGTTGAAGCTAGGATAGGGATTGCTGgctccaagaaaaaaagcacacgTGCTAGGCTGGTATTCCGTGTTAACATCACTCGCAAAGATGGTTCAACTTTGACTCTCCAGACACCTTCTTCCCCAATTTTGTGCA CTCAACCAGCAGGAGTTCCAGAGATCCTAAAGAAAAGTCTGCACAGTTGTTCAGTGAAGGGTGAAGAGGAAGTTTTTCTGATTGGCAAGAACTTTCTAAAGGGAACAAAAGTGATTTTCCAAGAGAATATTTCTG aTGAGAATTCTTGGAAGGCAGAAGCTGAAATAGACATGGAATTATTTCATCAG AATCACCTTATTGTGAAGGTGCCACCATATCACGACCAGCAAATAACCTCAGCTGTTTCTGTGGGAATATATGTGGTGACCAATGCTGGAAGATCGCACGACGCGCAACCATTTACATACACTCCAGATACAT CTGGTACTCTGAATGTTAACGTGAAGAAGGAAatctccagcccagcccaacATTGTTCTTTTGAAGAGGCTATAAAAG CAGTGAAGGCCACTGGTTGTAACCTGGAGAAGGTAAACATTCTTCCTAGTGCCTTGATAACTCCACTCATGCCAAGCAGTATGATTAAGAAAGAGGATGTGGCTCCAATGGAAGTATGTGCAGAAAAAAGATCTCCCCCTGTGTTCAAG GCTTCAAATGTGGTTGGACCAACTCAGCAAACATTGGAAAACAGTATGTCTGGCATATCAACTTCTGCTTCCCATTTaccttctgaaaatgaaagccaGCAACAAATACAGCCGAAGGTGTATAATCCAGAGTCACTAACTACGATCCAAACACAGGACATTTCCCAGCCTGGTAGCTTTTCAGCAGTCTCTACTCCGGGTCAGCTGCAGAACAGCGATGCATTGTTGCAGCAAGCAGCGCAGTTCCAAACAAGAGAATCCCAAACTAGGGAAGTCTTGCAATCAGATGGCACAGTAGTGACTTTGTCACAGTTGACTGATGCATCGCAACAACAGCAGTCTACACTCTCAGAACCAGCACAGGCACTGCAGCAACAGATCTCATCAAGTATTTTCTCATCGGCGAGTGGCGTGAGTCAGTTACAGAACACTATCCAGCAACTGCAAGCTGGAAATTTTCCAACTAACACTGCCACTGGCAGCAACAGAAATGTTGACTTGGTGCAACAGGTATTGGAAGCTCAACAGCAGTTATCTTCTGTTCTATTTTCTGGTTCAGACAGCAATGAGGATGTTCAAGATCAGCTAAATGCAGATATCTTTCAGCAAGTTAGCCACATACAAAATAGTGTCAATCCTGGGATTTTTTCCTCATCCGACACAGCTGTCCATTCCAGACCAGAGAACCTTTTGCCTGGACGAGCTGAAAATGTTCACTCGCAGCCTGAAAACGCGTTGTCCAAtcaacagcaacaacagcagcagcagcagcaggcgaTGGAGACTTCTGCAGCGATGGTGATAGGAATCCAACAAAACATTTGCCAAGCTGCAACTCAGATGCAGTCTGATCTGTTCTCTTCAACAACTTCAGGGAATGGAGCCCTCCAACAGTCACCTGTTTATCAGCAGGCTTCTCACATAATGAGTGGGTTGTCGACAAATGAAGACATGCAAATGCAGTGCGAATTGTTCTCTTCATCTCCTGGTGTTTCTGGAAGTGAGACTACTCCTACGGCACAGCAGCAGGTCTCCAACAACGGACCTACTATGTTTCAGGCGTCCAATTCTGCAGATGGAGAGGAAGCTTCAGGACAGAATAAACAGATGCAAAGTACCGTATTTCAGACCATGGTTCAAATGCAGCACAGCGGAGAAAGTCAGTCGCAAGTTAATCTCTTTTCATCTACCAAAAACATGATGACCGTTCAGGCAAGTGGAACCCAACAACAAGGAGGTGGGCTGTTCCAGCAAGGCGGAGAAATCATGTCTATTCAGTCAGGAAGCTTTATGCAGCAGTCTCCACATTCACAAGCTCAACTTTTTCACTCTCAGAATCCTATTGGTGACACTCAGAATATATCACAGGAAACACAAGGCTCTATTTTCCACAGCCCAAATTCCATTGTCCACAACCAGGCCAGTACCAATTCCTCAGACCAGCTGCAGCCTCCAATGTTCCATTCGCAGAATGCCATGGGTGTATTACAGAGCTCTTCAGTTCCTCAAGACCAGCAGTCTGCCAACATGTTCCTTTCCCAGAGTTCCATGAACAACCCTGCAACTCAGGAAGAACAGATGTCATTCTTTACAAGCCCAAAttccatttctcctcttcagaCAGCAACAAACACTGAACAGCAGACTTCTTTCCAGCAGCAGACACAGATCTCTCATATCCAGAGTTCCATGCTTCCCCAAGAACAGCCACAGACCCAGCCTGCTCAGCAAGGTTTGTTCCAGTCTCAAGTGTCGTTAGGCTCTATCCAGTCCAGTTCCATTCCCCAGAACCAACAGGGAGCTATCTTCCAGCCTCAGCATTCGATAGTTGCCATTCAGAGTAGTCCTCCATCgcaagaacagcagcaacagcaacagcagaacaTGATGTTCAGTAATCAAAATGCAATGAGTACAATTGCTTCTCAGAAGCAGAACATAATTTTCAATCCAAATCAAAACCCGGTTACCAATCAGGAGCAACAGGGCCAGTCCATTTTTCATCCACAGACTAACATCGCACCGATGaaccaggagcagcagcccaTGCAATTCCAGAGTCAGACGACAGTGTCTTCTCTTCAGAATCCTGGATCCAACCAGGCTGAAGCACAGCAGCCAGCCATCTTCCATAACTCACCCCAGATTCAGTTGGTCCAAGGGTCGCCAAGTTCGCAAGAGCAACAAGTCACTCTCTTCATCTCTTCAGCTTCCATGTCTGCCTTGCAGAACAGTATGAGccagcaagagctgcagcagtcGCCGATGTTCTCTTCTCAGAACAGCATGGCGGGAATGCAGGGAACTGCTTCTCCTCCGCAGCAGCAAGCGTCTCTGTTTCACAACACGGCGGGAGGTGCTATCAACCAGCTGCAGAATTCTCCTGCTTCGTCTCAGCAAACGTCAGGAATATTCCTGTTCGGCATTCAGAACA ACTGTGGGCAGCTGCTAACCTCTGGACCAGCTACGTTACCGGATGAGTTGATGGCCATCAGCCAGCCGGGTCAGCCACAGAGCGAGGGACAAGCAGCAGTGCCAACGCTGCTCTCCCAGCAGATATCGGAGACTCCTCCACTGCCTTCAGCTATGGCAACCAACCAGAATATTGAGAAAATTGATGATCTGCTTGTGTCATTGCAAAACCAGGGGAACAATATGACTGGCTCCTTTTAA